The proteins below come from a single Mucilaginibacter mali genomic window:
- the gcvP gene encoding aminomethyl-transferring glycine dehydrogenase: MTLNTAYQEKFQSRHIAPNEADTAQMLKTVGVNSLDELIDQTVPAKIRLKQPLNLPAALSEFDYLNTLRQTASKNKVFKSYIGQGYHDVIVPGVIQRNILENPGWYTQYTPYQAEIAQGRLQALLNFQTMVIDLTGMEIANASLLDEGTAAGEAMFMQYSLRKNQQASVFFVSEEVLPQTIDILKTRSEPYGITLQVGDHRTVELNENMFGAIVQYPAGDGQVYDYAGFAADAHAKGIKLTVVADLMSLVLLTPPGEWGADIVVGTSQRFGVPMGFGGPHAAFFATKDEYKRSMPGRIIGVTIDSAGNYALRMALQTREQHIRRDKATSNICTAQALLAIMAGMYAAYHGPQGLKLIAERIHGLVVLLSQSLEQLGYEQLNSAYFDTVKFDLGNLVNPIHSEALNNEVNFHYKGSQISIAIDETTSPEDIKTIVKFFAKVKGKTINDVDFDGLQAKLQTVIPTNLQRKSAYLTHPVFNSHHSEHEMLRYIKSLETKDLSLCHSMIALGSCTMKLNATTEMVPVTWADFGKMHPFAPADQTGGYMQLFDELNNWLSEITGFAAMSLQPNAGAQGEYAGLMVIRAYHMDRGDHHRNIALIPSSAHGTNPASAAMAGMKIVVVKCDENGNIDVADMRAKAEQYKNELSCLMVTYPSTHGVFEESIIEICEIIHQNGGQVYMDGANMNAQVGLTSPANIGADVCHLNLHKTFCIPHGGGGPGMGPIGVAKHLVPYLPGHAVVDIDKGKSIPAVSAAPWGSASILIISHAYIAMMGGDGLTNATRYAILNANYIKARLQHHYPVLYTGANDRCAHEMILDCRAFKNFGIEVTDIAKRLMDYGFHAPTVSFPVAGTVMVEPTESEPKHELDRFCDAMISIRHEIDDVEKGLSDKTDNPLKNAPHTVGVVTGNDWEHPYTRQKAAFPLPYVAAYKFWPSVGRVNDTYGDRTLICSCPPLTDYEFEESEVTTPEFGT, translated from the coding sequence ATGACACTTAACACCGCTTACCAGGAAAAATTCCAATCGCGACACATTGCTCCAAACGAGGCTGATACAGCGCAAATGCTGAAAACAGTTGGCGTAAACTCGCTGGATGAACTGATAGATCAAACCGTGCCGGCAAAGATCAGGCTGAAGCAACCGCTTAACCTGCCTGCCGCTTTAAGCGAGTTTGATTACCTGAACACGCTGAGGCAAACCGCTTCAAAAAACAAGGTATTTAAAAGCTATATTGGCCAGGGTTATCACGATGTGATCGTTCCCGGTGTTATTCAGCGTAATATTTTAGAAAATCCCGGATGGTATACCCAATATACCCCTTACCAGGCTGAGATTGCCCAGGGCCGCTTACAGGCCCTGCTAAATTTCCAGACCATGGTTATCGATTTAACCGGAATGGAAATTGCCAACGCATCGTTACTGGACGAAGGTACCGCCGCCGGCGAGGCCATGTTTATGCAGTACAGCCTGCGTAAAAACCAACAGGCCAGCGTGTTCTTTGTATCCGAAGAGGTGTTGCCGCAAACTATCGATATTTTAAAAACACGGTCGGAGCCTTATGGCATTACCCTGCAGGTAGGCGACCACCGCACGGTTGAGCTTAACGAGAACATGTTCGGCGCCATTGTGCAATACCCTGCCGGCGACGGACAGGTTTACGACTACGCCGGTTTTGCCGCAGATGCCCACGCTAAAGGTATCAAGCTAACTGTAGTGGCCGATTTGATGAGCCTGGTATTGCTTACGCCTCCGGGCGAGTGGGGTGCCGACATTGTAGTAGGTACATCGCAGCGCTTTGGCGTACCGATGGGCTTTGGTGGCCCGCACGCGGCTTTCTTTGCCACTAAGGATGAATACAAACGCAGCATGCCGGGCCGTATCATTGGGGTAACTATTGATAGCGCCGGTAACTATGCCCTGCGCATGGCCCTGCAAACCCGCGAGCAGCATATCCGCCGCGATAAGGCAACATCAAACATTTGTACCGCGCAGGCGCTGCTGGCTATTATGGCCGGTATGTATGCCGCTTACCACGGCCCGCAAGGCTTGAAGCTGATCGCCGAGCGTATCCACGGCCTGGTTGTTTTGTTAAGCCAGTCGCTGGAGCAATTGGGTTACGAGCAGCTGAACAGCGCTTACTTTGATACCGTAAAATTTGACCTGGGTAACCTGGTTAACCCGATACATTCGGAAGCTTTAAATAACGAGGTTAACTTCCACTACAAAGGCTCGCAGATCTCTATCGCTATCGATGAAACGACATCGCCGGAGGATATCAAAACCATCGTAAAATTCTTTGCCAAAGTAAAAGGCAAGACCATTAACGATGTTGATTTTGACGGCCTGCAAGCTAAACTACAAACCGTTATCCCAACTAATTTACAGCGCAAATCGGCTTATTTAACCCACCCGGTATTTAACAGCCACCACAGTGAGCACGAAATGCTGCGCTATATCAAATCGCTGGAAACGAAAGACCTTTCGCTTTGCCACTCGATGATCGCTTTAGGATCGTGCACCATGAAGCTGAACGCTACTACCGAAATGGTACCCGTTACCTGGGCCGACTTTGGCAAAATGCACCCCTTTGCGCCAGCCGATCAAACCGGCGGTTATATGCAGTTATTTGATGAACTGAACAACTGGCTGAGCGAGATCACCGGCTTCGCTGCTATGAGCTTGCAGCCAAACGCAGGCGCTCAAGGCGAATATGCCGGCCTGATGGTTATCCGCGCTTACCATATGGACCGCGGCGATCATCACCGTAACATCGCGCTGATCCCATCATCGGCACACGGTACCAACCCTGCTTCGGCTGCTATGGCGGGTATGAAGATAGTTGTGGTAAAATGCGACGAGAACGGAAACATTGATGTGGCCGATATGCGCGCCAAAGCCGAGCAATATAAAAACGAACTTTCGTGCCTGATGGTGACCTATCCATCAACCCACGGCGTTTTTGAAGAATCGATCATCGAGATCTGCGAGATCATTCACCAGAATGGCGGCCAGGTGTATATGGATGGCGCAAACATGAACGCGCAGGTAGGCTTAACCAGTCCGGCCAACATAGGTGCCGACGTTTGCCACCTTAACCTGCATAAAACATTCTGTATCCCTCACGGCGGCGGCGGCCCCGGCATGGGCCCTATCGGTGTGGCTAAACACCTGGTGCCTTACCTGCCCGGTCACGCGGTGGTAGATATTGATAAAGGCAAATCAATCCCGGCTGTTTCGGCAGCGCCATGGGGTTCGGCCTCGATATTGATCATCTCGCACGCCTACATCGCTATGATGGGCGGTGATGGCTTGACCAATGCTACCCGCTACGCTATCCTGAACGCCAATTATATTAAAGCGCGCCTGCAGCACCACTACCCGGTATTATACACCGGCGCTAACGACCGCTGCGCGCACGAAATGATACTGGATTGCCGCGCGTTCAAAAACTTCGGCATCGAGGTTACGGATATTGCCAAACGTTTAATGGACTATGGTTTCCACGCGCCTACTGTATCGTTCCCGGTTGCGGGTACCGTGATGGTAGAGCCTACCGAATCGGAACCGAAGCACGAGCTTGACCGTTTCTGCGATGCCATGATCAGCATCCGTCATGAAATTGACGATGTAGAAAAAGGCTTATCGGATAAAACCGACAACCCGTTGAAGAATGCCCCGCATACCGTTGGCGTAGTTACCGGTAATGATTGGGAACACCCATATACCCGCCAAAAAGCAGCCTTCCCGCTGCCTTACGTTGCGGCCTACAAATTTTGGCCATCGGTTGGCAGGGTTAACGACACCTACGGCGATAGAACGCTGATCTGCTCGTGCCCGCCACTAACCGATTACGAGTTTGAAGAAAGCGAAGTGACCACGCCTGAGTTTGGAACGTGA
- a CDS encoding M64 family metallopeptidase produces the protein MSKRNMLAGCGLVLLFLCSCRLNQDPKPASFIQYRNDREVVPLLASSAPAAVNVVILGDGYEKKDLQVGGEFDTKAKGVVNYLFTTAPFSSYKEYFNIYEVCAESKDNKPGNNVPNENTAFNTALLTATNLFSANNKKCSDYARLAVSNGTINLIILLVNNAENASYLDNQLDIVPAGDKYLSVLLHKIGHTFADLGEESANTGDQPVLKNAVAGYPNLDVTTDPAKVKWASYLKLKTYSPVVGIYEGGYFVSKGVYRPEQNSVMRDPYTYSNFNAPCREAIAKRICKITGVTFNLNDFLDRDKNSIQPRIVPVTTPPVSPVKPNPIPGPWAPDVSY, from the coding sequence ATGTCAAAGCGCAATATGCTGGCAGGCTGCGGACTTGTTTTGCTTTTTTTGTGCTCGTGCAGGCTTAACCAAGACCCTAAGCCGGCGAGCTTTATTCAATATCGAAACGACAGGGAAGTAGTCCCTTTGCTGGCAAGCAGTGCTCCTGCGGCCGTTAATGTGGTTATTTTAGGCGATGGTTATGAAAAGAAGGACCTACAGGTGGGAGGCGAATTTGATACAAAGGCGAAGGGCGTGGTCAACTATCTTTTTACAACCGCTCCGTTTAGTTCGTATAAAGAATACTTCAATATTTACGAGGTTTGCGCCGAATCAAAAGATAACAAACCCGGAAACAATGTTCCAAATGAAAATACGGCTTTTAATACCGCGCTTTTAACTGCCACAAATTTATTTAGTGCTAACAATAAAAAATGCAGTGATTACGCACGCCTGGCTGTTTCAAACGGAACGATCAACCTGATCATCCTATTGGTGAATAATGCCGAAAATGCAAGCTACTTAGATAATCAACTGGATATAGTGCCTGCGGGCGACAAGTATTTAAGCGTACTGTTGCATAAAATAGGGCATACCTTTGCCGATCTTGGCGAGGAAAGTGCCAACACCGGCGATCAACCTGTTCTTAAAAACGCCGTTGCCGGCTACCCCAATTTAGATGTCACTACCGATCCGGCAAAGGTAAAGTGGGCATCATACCTGAAGTTAAAAACCTATTCGCCCGTGGTTGGTATCTACGAGGGTGGATATTTTGTGTCAAAGGGAGTTTATCGCCCTGAACAAAACAGCGTAATGCGCGATCCTTATACTTATTCAAACTTTAACGCCCCATGCCGCGAGGCGATAGCAAAACGGATATGCAAAATTACCGGTGTTACTTTTAATTTGAACGATTTTTTAGACAGGGACAAAAACTCGATACAGCCAAGGATCGTACCTGTTACAACACCCCCGGTGTCGCCGGTGAAGCCCAATCCTATTCCAGGGCCCTGGGCGCCAGATGTATCTTACTGA
- a CDS encoding NADAR family protein — MHQYNLQWLFNRYDSGEPLKFLFFWGHSNKTNDKVGKFCFSQWYELPFVVDDISYKTTEHWMMANKALLFDDTQTYHKIINAVKPGEVKELGRQVCGFDEIIWNRERYNIVVKGNIHKFNQHPQFAQYLINTANRILVEASLVDKIWGIGLAQDAENINNPHFWNGQNLLGFALMEARDLLKEYGHFSAVISPVAIPWKAHPEIHPYDMFWQMGDGESLAMRFWAWYDELDLREQLIFKLTNPVPYVWREIFDFNE, encoded by the coding sequence ATGCATCAATATAACTTACAATGGCTTTTTAACCGGTATGATAGCGGCGAACCGCTTAAATTCCTTTTCTTTTGGGGGCATTCCAATAAAACCAATGATAAGGTTGGGAAGTTTTGCTTCAGCCAATGGTATGAGTTGCCTTTTGTGGTTGATGACATCAGCTATAAAACTACCGAGCATTGGATGATGGCGAATAAGGCGCTGCTGTTTGATGATACCCAAACGTACCATAAAATTATTAATGCAGTTAAGCCCGGAGAGGTAAAGGAATTGGGCAGGCAAGTATGTGGCTTTGATGAGATAATTTGGAACAGGGAGCGATATAATATTGTGGTAAAAGGCAACATTCATAAATTTAATCAACATCCGCAATTTGCCCAATACCTTATCAATACCGCCAACCGGATCTTGGTGGAAGCCAGCCTGGTTGATAAAATATGGGGCATTGGCCTGGCACAAGATGCAGAAAATATAAACAACCCGCACTTTTGGAACGGACAGAATTTATTAGGCTTCGCCCTGATGGAAGCGCGCGATCTTTTAAAAGAATATGGCCATTTCAGTGCTGTAATTTCGCCGGTGGCTATCCCCTGGAAGGCGCACCCTGAAATTCATCCCTATGATATGTTTTGGCAAATGGGTGACGGTGAAAGCCTTGCCATGCGTTTTTGGGCATGGTACGATGAGCTGGACCTGCGCGAACAGTTGATCTTTAAATTAACCAATCCTGTGCCGTATGTATGGCGCGAAATTTTTGATTTTAATGAGTAA
- a CDS encoding APC family permease translates to MPAEKKYRKIRPVQLIAVIFFTVSGGPYGLEPLLGYAHEHGALLLLLITPLLWDVPAIFTVLELNSMMPVTGGYYQWVKHALGRRFGFYEGWWTWLYTFADLAIYPVLFIQYATFFFPGIAAYKIPVCLVIVWFSAALNIWGIVPVGRVAVALGAILLVPFLVLFAVFASHHTGGFLLPPPSLKGIDYPSLGLGIYTVMWNCFGWDNVTTYAEEVEKPERSYFVSVLTAFILVMVVYFLVIVTAQLSGINYQTFADEGLPALGMLIGGRWLGAFIAFAGLSSTLGLYIANLLAVSRLPQVMADDEFLPGRLHTLHPRFNTPYISIIVCSALISLMCFWSFGDLIIIDVTVYGAGLFLEYVSLVKMRINEPDRTRPFRIPLSTRWICILLILPVGIYTVALSGVLSSMSEALKPALFAIGALLSGEVVWRLILWRRPHLKV, encoded by the coding sequence ATGCCCGCAGAAAAAAAATACCGCAAGATCCGCCCCGTGCAGTTAATAGCCGTTATCTTTTTTACCGTGTCCGGTGGCCCTTACGGGCTTGAACCTTTGCTGGGTTACGCGCACGAACATGGCGCCCTGCTATTATTATTAATAACCCCGCTTTTGTGGGATGTCCCCGCCATATTTACCGTGCTTGAACTGAACAGCATGATGCCCGTTACCGGCGGCTATTACCAGTGGGTGAAACATGCGCTTGGCCGCCGCTTTGGCTTTTACGAGGGCTGGTGGACCTGGCTATACACCTTTGCCGATCTGGCCATCTACCCTGTATTATTTATCCAATACGCCACTTTCTTTTTCCCGGGGATAGCCGCTTATAAAATACCCGTTTGCCTGGTTATTGTATGGTTCTCGGCCGCGCTGAATATTTGGGGCATTGTGCCGGTTGGGCGGGTGGCTGTTGCGCTTGGCGCCATTTTGCTGGTACCGTTCCTGGTACTTTTCGCGGTGTTTGCAAGCCATCATACCGGCGGTTTCCTGTTGCCGCCGCCATCGTTAAAGGGCATCGACTATCCATCGCTGGGCTTAGGCATTTATACCGTGATGTGGAATTGCTTCGGCTGGGATAATGTAACCACTTATGCCGAGGAGGTGGAAAAGCCCGAACGATCGTACTTTGTATCCGTTTTAACCGCTTTTATTTTGGTGATGGTAGTTTACTTTTTAGTGATCGTTACCGCGCAGTTATCGGGCATCAATTATCAAACTTTTGCCGATGAGGGCCTGCCTGCTTTAGGTATGCTGATCGGCGGGCGCTGGCTGGGGGCGTTTATCGCCTTCGCGGGATTATCGAGCACGCTGGGCCTGTACATTGCCAACCTGCTGGCCGTATCGCGCCTGCCGCAGGTAATGGCCGACGACGAATTTCTGCCCGGTCGCCTGCATACCTTGCACCCCCGGTTCAACACCCCTTATATTTCTATCATCGTTTGTTCGGCGCTCATTAGCCTGATGTGCTTCTGGAGCTTTGGCGATCTGATCATTATCGATGTTACCGTTTATGGCGCGGGCCTGTTTTTGGAGTATGTATCGCTGGTGAAGATGCGCATTAACGAGCCTGACCGCACACGGCCTTTCCGTATCCCCTTAAGCACGCGATGGATCTGCATATTGCTGATATTGCCGGTTGGCATTTATACCGTGGCCCTGAGCGGGGTGCTATCGTCTATGTCCGAAGCGTTGAAGCCTGCTTTGTTTGCCATAGGGGCATTGCTAAGCGGCGAGGTGGTTTGGCGATTGATACTTTGGCGGAGGCCGCATTTGAAAGTATAA
- a CDS encoding class I SAM-dependent methyltransferase, with protein MNPTSSPGKVNYGIDAPGVVRNLVILGTILIITVIIFPHVKVGSTDIDTRGFIWSGASCVLAGLLMLLYSLNGKYHHRDRMLSLISWKGNEQVLDVGTGLGLLMIGAAKQLNTGRSTGIDTWSNTDLSRNKRENTIKNAVLEQVGNKCAIMSEDATEMSFADETFDVILSNLCIHNIYEKPRRLQACQEIARVLKKGGTAVISDFRHMHEYRYNFKQLGLDTEMMGANYLMTFPPLNILVVKKQPL; from the coding sequence ATGAACCCTACCTCATCACCGGGCAAGGTTAATTACGGTATCGACGCGCCCGGCGTTGTCCGTAACCTTGTTATTTTGGGCACTATCCTCATTATTACCGTTATTATTTTTCCGCATGTAAAAGTTGGCAGTACGGATATCGATACGCGTGGCTTTATATGGTCGGGCGCATCCTGTGTATTGGCTGGTTTGCTGATGCTGCTATATTCGTTAAACGGGAAATATCACCACCGCGACCGGATGCTGAGCCTGATCAGTTGGAAGGGTAACGAACAGGTGCTGGATGTAGGCACTGGCCTGGGTTTGCTGATGATAGGCGCCGCCAAACAGCTCAACACAGGCCGGTCTACCGGGATAGATACCTGGAGCAATACCGACCTGAGCCGGAACAAAAGAGAAAACACCATCAAAAATGCTGTGCTGGAGCAGGTAGGCAATAAATGCGCTATTATGAGTGAGGACGCTACGGAAATGAGTTTTGCCGATGAAACCTTTGATGTGATATTATCGAACCTGTGTATCCATAATATTTACGAAAAGCCCCGGCGCTTACAGGCCTGCCAGGAAATTGCCCGGGTATTAAAGAAAGGCGGCACAGCCGTTATTTCCGATTTTAGGCACATGCACGAATACCGGTATAACTTTAAGCAGTTGGGGTTGGATACCGAAATGATGGGGGCTAACTATTTAATGACTTTCCCGCCGTTGAATATATTGGTGGTGAAAAAGCAACCCCTCTAA
- a CDS encoding response regulator receiver protein, translating to MNKTEILAVCRHPEILQTIIRLINNNPEWNGTGATDEHQAMVLFTARPFDVVLMGSGMDAISADKIKPACRAINPLVKFIQHYGGGSGLLTAEIYGALTPPKPSPKHRA from the coding sequence ATGAACAAAACAGAAATTCTGGCCGTATGCCGCCACCCCGAAATATTGCAGACCATTATCAGGTTGATCAATAACAACCCCGAATGGAATGGCACCGGCGCAACCGACGAGCACCAGGCAATGGTGCTTTTTACCGCGCGCCCATTTGATGTGGTATTAATGGGCAGCGGGATGGATGCCATATCGGCAGATAAGATAAAACCCGCATGCCGGGCTATTAATCCGCTTGTGAAATTTATACAGCATTATGGCGGCGGCAGCGGTTTGCTTACAGCCGAAATATACGGGGCCCTGACCCCTCCCAAACCCTCCCCAAAGCATCGGGCTTAA
- a CDS encoding pirin family protein: protein MANTVLHKANTRGFADHGWLKSHQTFSFAGYYDPHRIHFGALRVLNDDVVLGGGGFGKHPHDNMEIISIPLEGDLEHKDSMGNTAVIKHGDIQVMSAGTGIYHSEYNKDAAEAVKFLQIWVFPNKRNVDPRYDQVTLDPADRHNKLQQILSPDKDDAGVWIYQNAWFHMGNFDKGVSSEYNLKAEGNGVYIFVLKGDVKVNDQLLNTRDGYGIWDTEKFTITAETDAEFLLMEVPMEFKY, encoded by the coding sequence ATGGCTAACACCGTATTACATAAAGCCAATACCCGTGGTTTTGCAGACCATGGCTGGCTGAAAAGTCATCAAACATTTAGCTTCGCCGGTTATTACGATCCGCACCGTATCCACTTCGGCGCACTGCGTGTACTGAACGACGACGTTGTTTTGGGCGGAGGTGGCTTTGGCAAGCACCCGCACGATAATATGGAGATCATCTCGATACCTTTAGAGGGCGACCTGGAACATAAGGACAGTATGGGCAATACCGCTGTGATCAAGCACGGCGATATACAGGTAATGAGCGCCGGTACCGGTATCTACCACAGCGAGTATAATAAAGATGCTGCCGAAGCGGTTAAGTTTTTGCAGATATGGGTATTCCCTAACAAACGCAATGTAGACCCACGGTACGACCAGGTAACACTCGATCCTGCCGACCGCCACAATAAGCTGCAACAGATCCTCTCGCCCGATAAGGACGACGCCGGCGTATGGATCTATCAAAATGCCTGGTTCCACATGGGCAATTTTGATAAAGGCGTAAGCAGCGAATACAACCTTAAAGCCGAAGGCAATGGCGTATACATATTTGTGCTGAAAGGCGATGTAAAAGTGAACGACCAGTTGCTGAATACCCGCGATGGCTACGGCATTTGGGATACCGAAAAATTTACCATCACCGCCGAAACTGATGCCGAGTTTTTGCTGATGGAAGTACCGATGGAGTTTAAGTATTAA
- a CDS encoding Crp/Fnr family transcriptional regulator: protein MSFQLILDNVSKHIRLTEAEMELFTSYLLPKKLKKKELLLQQGEVCKYSAFVTSGCLRGYSIDKNGTEHVLSFAPADWWMADMYSLISQQPGVLNIEALEETEMLLLSKVNQEKLYAEIPKFERFFRILAEKSLVANQQRLIDRLSLTGEERYKIFCNRYPTLINHLPQKQIAAYIGVSPEFLSRARAEMAKAR, encoded by the coding sequence ATGTCTTTCCAGTTAATTTTAGATAACGTATCCAAACACATCCGGCTTACCGAAGCCGAAATGGAATTGTTCACCTCGTACCTGCTGCCAAAAAAGTTAAAAAAGAAGGAGCTTTTATTGCAGCAGGGCGAGGTTTGCAAATACTCGGCCTTTGTAACTTCGGGTTGCCTGCGCGGATACAGTATCGATAAAAACGGTACCGAGCACGTCCTCAGCTTTGCCCCGGCCGATTGGTGGATGGCCGATATGTACAGCCTCATCAGTCAGCAACCCGGTGTGTTGAACATCGAGGCGCTGGAAGAAACCGAAATGCTGCTGCTATCTAAAGTAAACCAGGAGAAGCTTTACGCCGAGATCCCCAAGTTCGAACGCTTCTTCCGTATCCTGGCCGAAAAATCCCTCGTAGCCAATCAACAACGCCTGATAGACCGCCTTAGCCTGACCGGCGAGGAGCGGTATAAGATTTTCTGCAACCGCTACCCTACGCTTATCAACCACCTGCCGCAAAAGCAGATTGCTGCTTATATTGGGGTTAGTCCGGAATTTTTGAGCAGGGCACGGGCCGAGATGGCAAAAGCGCGGTAA